The DNA window GAGAAGTACTGGATGAAAGGACAAACTTCTATCGTTAGGTTAAACTTTAAATGTATCTTTGGTTTAGGCTTCCTCAATTGTCTGATTTTTCGTGAACATTTTGATTTTCATGAATTGATCTTAAATAAAACTTCTCAATACATAAGCATAATTTACAATAGCAGTCTTATCCAGGAAGAACTTGGATTATCGCATCTCGAACTGAATAAAACTCTATCCACACTTAATCAGCTACACATCCGATCTACGCTGGACAATGGCTTCCGCTTGGATTTTTCTGCAGATTGatttcccttattttttccCTGGAAAGATCCAACAAGAgaatattcaagaaaatttataTATTCACAAAAGATATACACGTATTTGTAGGCAAACGAAACGCCGATGCAACACATAACACATTATCCTGGGATATAGGAAGAAAGCCAGGATCGGATGTGACCCAATTGATCGACATTCACGAATAGACACCGAAAAATGGTAAGGCTTGCACAGATGAGAATCCTATTGGGCGGTGGCCGGGACAGATATACTCACATGGGGACATAAATAGCACTATATGTTATGTACTGAAGAGATTCTACACATCTACACGTCGAGTGTTCCCTAGCAGAGAGAAGACTTGGAACAGAGTGCTTGTGGAGGGTCAGCGCTCACTGCACTTCAGTCGACGGAAGTCGAGCGCCGTTAAGCGATCGGCTCGTAACTCGTCGACAGCGCAGACGCAGCGTCTCCACACCACTGAATTGTGGTCACGATGGGCAAGTGGACTCTGCTATGAGGTCGTCGAAGTTGCTATAGGCGATTTAACAGACGATACTGAACGGATATGTGGATTAGAATCGACGGAACTTCGCACGACGGAACTCCGAGAGATCGTTCGTGGACTCCCATGAGTACGAGGCCGCCTTTTCGCATACGGCCAAACTTCGCTTCTTGCAACACGACTGGAACCATTGACCATCCTTATCGATCTTGATGCATCGTCGAGCACGATTCATTGGTGGTGTGATTCCTGGAAGAAGATAGAGGATAATCATACAGCTAAAAGCACTTTTGATAGAAAAGTCTAGAACaatctggaaaatttctcagtTTCATAGTGCTTTGAACAGTTTCTCCGATACCTGCTACGTAttttaataaaagaaatagtcAGGAAGTCTGCTCAAGTGATTAATTCCTTCCCTCTCATCTTAAAATCCAAGCGAAaaacaagattttttctattcttaaaCTGTTTGGGTGGGTCAAGTGAGTTGACTTTCCTAAAATCCTCGGACCCAATTATTGTTTTTCCGCATGCTATAGTCACAAGAACCCGAAGGGATAATTGAGATCATACAAGTGATTCTCTGCCCTTTTCTGCACACATTTATGTACTTCTTAAATTAAgcaattaaattttcaaaaaccgGTCCTCTGCTGCACCGGTTAAAATAACAATCACTCAGTATTTGACATTTGTACTATATGTCTGCTTAAAACGAGTTTTCTTTGTGGGAATACATTAAAAATTTGCACTTTTGTTCTACTTTTCTACTCTGCActattgtatatatatatttgtaaatGTTTGAAAGGAGAGCTCCAAACGGTTGAAGATCACTGGTGCCAGCAACCTTCCCATACGTATACTGTTGCTCTCTGGAACAATTTCCGTTCATTCGAAATCAGCGGGAGAGTGTTTCATTGGCGAAGACCTTGTAAACTGATCAATGGATCGTTTTCCATCATCTCGGCCAGAACCGCGCTaacataagaaaaagaagaagagttttGTCATTGCGCGACCGCGATGTGCCGTTTTTCAGTGACTTCCGGTCAAATCGTTGCGCCGTTGTCGCCATATCCGCCTCTTCATACGAAAGGCCATTCTTTGATTATCATTAAATTATCGCGTTGGATTGATCGCAGgaaacggatttttttcttgccagcGAACAAACCGCAAAACCTGAGAATTAAACGGGAGAAGAATGTTATTTGAGGTTAGTGGGTCAGCAAAAATATCATGTCGAAGTACTGAGGTTGAATCTCGAAATTCTCCTTATATAGCTActggttttctggaaaagcCCCGGAGAACTCTAATTTGTGCTGATCAAGAACAGAAATCCATTAATTCAAATATTACTTAAAATTTGTCACTTTTCTGTGAGAGATACCGCTGTCGGTAATGAAGACGGGGCAAGTAAATGTAGCGAACCGCCAAGTCTGCGCTTGAGGAGGGtgaagtggatttttcttcggtAAAAAGTAGAGCGGGCGAAGACTGGAACTATTCTAACGACTCCTTTTCTTCTAACCTTCTCAATCGTCATTTTATCTAAGGATCTTCTCACTCCGCATCCCTCTATTCGCACTATTCCATCGTACGCTCAAGAAAAACCCACAAAAGCAGCACGTTACGCTCACCGTTTTTCCAGTTCGAGTAGCGACCGTACGGTGTCTGGTCCGAGTTCACATATACATTCGAGGAGCCGAAGAACGCGGCACCAGTCCACATTTCGCCGTGATGTGctaattctgaaatttttggatGATGATTGGACGAGTTATCCTCTCGTAGGACAGCTGTTGTGTAAGacggaaatgattttttttttcgttcgtaaATTTGTGTTAATGTGATTATACATTGTACACACAGCTTAGACCCTCTCATATTTAGGTGGGATATTTAGAGCTCATTTTCTGCGTTAATTTAGAAGAGGTATGACCCTAATTCTAGTGGAAGCATGAGGCAAATTGTCAGTGAGAAGCATGTGGCGCTAAGCTTCGGAGAACAATAACAATGATCATTACATGAAAGTGAATGCTCTGCGTTTGCAAGTGAGGTGGAAAATCGAATCAAACCcagttccattcatttctggCTCTTCACCATGGTCAACTAGTAAGCAAAACACTTTTTGCTGTTGTAATCCTATGCTTAAGGGGATTTTAGGCATGTTTAACGCggtttccttgaaaaatttgagaaccAACGTCTTTTCCTCTGAGTTTTGGACCTTAAACGATGGTCACTAATCGCTTTTATTTGGAGCGATCAATGATCTGGAACAAATCTCCACAACTTTTTCTGGTTTCTACTTGAATGAGGTTGCAATAAAAGCTTACAGAGATCTGAAAATTGATGTTTAGTCATGCGGAAGTGTGCAAAAATCGGTCATGAATAGCGGATATGGTTTCCTTTCTTTGGGGATAACACCATTTAAAGGGAATCTAGAAAATACTGCGtcatgtagttttgaaaaCAATGTTGAATTCAAAAGCGGCAAAGGATTTGAAACAGTTTTAGTTGGATCTGCACTAATCGCTGGTGAATGCAAGTTTTACAGGCTGATGTGTGTTATTTTCGGCTCCAAGAAAACCTAAGTTCGCTTCGTGAGATCCGATATCCTTAGATTCATCACAATTCATCGGTTAAGTGCAGTTGAAATGAGCAATCACACGATTTTTTCGAGTTCTTATGAATTTTGGTGGTGATTGAGAGGTTAAAGGAAAGGTGTTTCACCTTTTCTGCGCAGAATTTAGCAAGGTCTTTCCGAAAACACATAACCGCTTTCAATGAAGACATGGAAAAGTCATGGAAAAAGACCTCGGAAAATGTACTACTCCCAACTTAGCACTTCTTAAAGATCCAACTTAGTTTTCCAGACAAAGAGAGTTTCATATTTGTTAAGAGTCTATCGCATAAGTATGTCACCTACCATGAACGAACTGATTCTCTGCGGCACTGCTAACTGACACGTGATGAGCGCCTTGGAAGAGACATTTGAACTCTGCCACAGTCCAAGGTAGTTCGTCGTCGATTAGCTTGTAGCACGAGTGTGTCACAGGGAAATATCGCCATCCGGGCTCACATGGTGATGAGGAAACCactgaaaaattcccaaatatGAGGGTGAATGATGGCCTGTGGTACGGCGATACCGCGACCCACATACCGTAGGCAAAAGCTAGAAAGGTCAGCAGCGAATACATGTCGGTACAGGTGCTTCGTTGTGGAGCTTGGGCTGTGTTGTGCTCTGTAGTGAAGTGTGCTCCACCTCGCGCCTCTTTTATAGGCGCTGGATGGCGGCCGTGAGGGCGGAGCGACAGGAGCCCCCGCGTGGCGACGCATTCCGGCCGTCCTCGCCTCCTTGACGTCGTTTCCGGGGCGAAACTTCTGACTACGGTAAGCGGATGGAACACTGCAAAGGGGTCGTCGCGCTCGGTGAAGTCACAAAAAGCGTCACAAGCGACGTGTGTCGGCTAACACCAGGATGCGACAAAGGAGCCCCACATACGTAGCGGCGGATGTTTACCGTCGAATTAGTGGAAAAAGTGTGATGTAGGCGTAGAGTCAGCTCTGAATGCATTGGTTTAAGCTTTAGAGTTACAAGAACGACCCAAACTACCTATGGGGCCTCATTTATGAGTGAAAGGGCTCGAAGAGCAGAAAAGCACGTTGAATGTTTGTAGATCTGGTAAAATGCAGCTTCCACAAAAACACCTAGGACCAAAagatattttactttttctaaagccaataaaaaagttctaaGGATATTATGAAAGGCTCGCTCCTATTGCGCTGCCTTTTTCCTGCTCACTTCTAAAATCCAGccttccaaaaagaaaaagaaaagttcagaAAAGTCGCCTTAAGtctaagagagagagagctatcattgaagtgaaaatttcaattacaCTTCAAAGTTTCAAAGAGCTACTGCTGCCTCCGTTCATCCTTTCGCAAATTTCCAACGAAATTAAGGATgctaataatcaataataattgcCTCGGTAATGGTAAAATCTCCGTAAATTAAATTGAGCGGGAATGCTTAAAATTTGCTAAAATCTTCTGCTAATGTAgaagtgaagtgaagaaaGGGCGAACAGTGAACAAAAAGTGAATGCTATAGCGGTAGCTGAAAAAATACTTATGGTCTCATAAAATCcatcatatttttaatttctaagtCTTGGATGACTAATTTGGTTCACTAACTGCCTTAACATTTTagagaacactttttttcgagaagtatCTTGTAAGAATTAAATCCTTCATAGAAAATTTagcatatttatttcattttttgaatgttaGAGGCAAAGTTTTCGAAGATCTTCCATCCAGCAGAAAACAtaatttctttactttctctGGATATTAGACCGCTCCAGGGTGCATCTTGGTGTTTTTTTATAATCTTGAAGTAAAATTCCCATGCTCTTTCTTCGATACTTTCTGTGCTCTTGCAAAGTTAAACGGCGCCAAAACGATTTCATGCCATccgacatttttcatttttctttcctgagatttttttcgaggaaacgCTTGGAAATAATCTTGAAGATGGCAGAACAGTTGAAAAAACAGCCGAACTCATGCAAACTAGTTCTTTTAGTGCGTCAAACGATCACGCTTTTCCGTTCTGCAATTGCACACACGCTGCACTGTTCGTTCCATTTGACTTGCTTTTTCGTTGCCTCCTCTTCCAACTGTTCGCTTTAGTTTCACGATCACCGCGCACCGTTTTCCtctgtgtttttgtttccaaggattattcaaaatttataCGACTATACGCTTCCACACCGATTATTACCagactattattatattacggTCACATAGCCGATGAAATGAATTCATTTGAACTTTTAGGGTGTTCAGTCTGAAATAAACCTGTGGAGCTTCTAAATACCTTTAGGTTTAAAGGGTTTCAAGGCCACAACGGTCATCGCTGGGTGTACCTACAATAACTTTCACCTTAAAACCTGTCGGAATTAGTGAAACGAGTCGTAATCTTAAGCGAAGATCAAAGATTGGGATTCGCTATGTGAAACTCCCTGTCCGTAACTACTCCGTATTTTTTGCTTGGAAGCCTTCGTATTTTCCCCACAcccttgaatttttttttttatttttaccacTAAAACTGGGTTCCTCCCGAAAAATACGCTTTAATGGTTGTACAAAAAGAGTACTTTTatgttcagaaaattttttttctatgggtTAGTCACCACttgctcagttttttttttcttcctgaaaataagACTTCTTACAGATGCACAGAGACCTTACACAACTTATTATACAAGTCGATGTTCTTAAAATTTCCAGACTACTAGTTTacagttttattattatttttattgttattattgtcattattcCATAAAAACTTTCCGTACAGATTTGTGTTGGGTTTGGTCGGGTATAATTTTCTGTGGATTGATTCCAGTTAGGTCATTTGTCGTCAGCGATTTATGGGATTTACATCGCTTTCTCCCCTCAGGACCCTTCATTTCACTCGGATCTGCCTCGTGAATCAAATAgctatataaatataaatagatagCTGTTCCAGATTAGTTGAGCTGGGATAACTTTCTAGAAGTCGCCGAATAACACTCTCTTGCTGCTTGCCCCTAGGGCAGAATCTTAGATCAAAGGCCTCCCTTATCCTCCGTTCCATAGAATTTTGCCGATCGTTATTTTAGGATCCGGAAAAGTCGATAAATCAAAACTTTTCCAGGAATACGAATGTACATGAAATGTTTCTGTCGTCTTGATTTAGCAAAATTTTGACTTTCGGTCAGAGCTGCCAATTTTACcaaattttttcgaatgagGTT is part of the Necator americanus strain Aroian chromosome V, whole genome shotgun sequence genome and encodes:
- a CDS encoding hypothetical protein (NECATOR_CHRV.G20459.T1); this translates as MYSLLTFLAFAYVVSSSPCEPGWRYFPVTHSCYKLIDDELPWTVAEFKCLFQGAHHVSVSSAAENQFVHELAHHGEMWTGAAFFGSSNVYVNSDQTPYGRYSNWKNGITPPMNRARRCIKIDKDGQWFQSCCKKRSLAVCEKAASYSWESTNDLSEFRRAKFRRF